The nucleotide window ACACAGAAACCTTAATTAGATATTATTTGACCACACTTATATTCCTGACCCCTGTTAGTTTAAACATGTGATCTTTTTACCACAACATTAGTTACCTACTCCTGTCCATTGTCTCCTCTAGAGCTCCCAAAGCAACATGTCTGTAATGAGGaagagtttcctgctgaccaGCAGCTCTTGAACCTTGAGAGGAACCCCAGTCTGGACAATGAGGAGCCAGAACCTCCCCAGATTAAAGAGGAGGACGAGCTCTGCACCAGTCTGGAAATAGAGCAGCTTGTACTGAAGCAGGAGGATGATGACTTCTTGTTCAATACTTCTTTCAAGGAAAGTGACCAAGATCTCAAAGGTGAATGTACTTGACCTACATACGGTACAGTGATGTGCATATCCATTGAAACAGAGAGTTATAACCTGAGAGTATACTAGAGCTGAACTGATGCAGAACCTGAGCTTAAACCAAACAGGAAAGGGAGGTTATATTTTCGTcgttgtttgtctgtctgtctgtcggcaggaatataaagaaaaaaaactactgggTGGACCATCATGAAAagtggtggaaggatgtggtattggTCAGGAAGGACCCCATTATGTTCTGGTGCGGATCTCCGATCATAGGGCAGATCTGGGATTTTTtgcgagatagggcatttttcaacttGTTTTTGGTCTCTCTGAGAAGTTgaagggcactcagtagagtccatacctcagccaaggaccAAAAgtccccttttgaaaccacatttaaattcactcgatctGGATTTTTACCTATTTCTGTCTATTGTCTCCCCTAGAGCTCCCAGAGCAACATTTTCTGAATGAGGaagagtttcctgctgaccaGCAGCTCTTGAGCCTTGAGAGGAACCCCAGTCTGGACCAAGGGGAACCagaacctccacagattaaagaggaggaggagatctgCACCAGTCTGGAAGTAGAGCAGCTTGTACTGGagcaggaggatgatgatgacttCTTGTTGAATCCTACTTTCAAGGAAAGTGGCCACAGTGAACCAGATCCAGGTgaccaccagctcctctctcacaacTGTCATGTAGCACAGAGTCAAGATCTCAAAGGAGGCAAGCATGGAAACTCAAAATCAGTTAGAAATGCAAAGCCAGCATCAGAGAAGAGACATCACATCAtcaaaaaaaaggcaaaaagtcACAGTAACTACGCATGTAAATCTACCATGTCAAAGATTATCCCAAATACCTGCAAtggtaaaaacattttccagtgtgacacttgtggaaaagTCTATAAGTGGAAGTCACGATTAAATATACATCTGAGAGttcacacaggtgagaaaccATATTTTTGCAAAGCATGTGGGAAGGGTTACACGTGTAACAATAGCTTACGGGTCCACATGAGAAtgcacacaggtgagaagccgtTTTGTTGCGAAACCTGCGGGAAAAGTTTTGCATTCAGCAATAGCTTGCTTGTCCacataagaacacacacaggtgagaaacctttttcttgcactACATGTGGAAAAAGCTTCATGTCAATGGGTGGTTTGCAGGTCCACATAAGACagcacacaggtgagaagccgtATCCTTGTACAACCTGCGGGAAAAGATTTGGTGACATATCAGTACTAAATAAGCATTTGCATATCCACACAGGGGAGAAACCATATTCTTGTAAAGTATGTGGGAAAGATTTCAGATTTGCCGGTGATTACAAAGTCCACATGAGAACACATTCGGGTGAGAAGCCATACCTTTGCAACACCTGTGGGAAAAGATTTGCTCATGCGTCAAACTTAAAACAGCATATAAATATCCACTCTGATGAAAAGAGACATATCTGCGGAACATGTGGGGAAGGTTTCCTGTCTCGCAGTGACTTGCAGGACCACAGGAGAACACATCCGGTGGAGAAGCCATACCATTGCAACACATGTGGGAAAAGATTTGGTCGCTTGTCGACCTTAAAACGCCATACCAATATTCATACTGATGAAAAGCCACATATCTGCGGAACATGTGGAAAATCTTTCAGACTTTGGCAAAAGTTGGCAGTCCACATTCGACACATCCACCCTGAAAAGCAGCTTAACCCTGTAACACCAGCTGGAGAATGTACTTTGATGGTTCCCAATTTAAAAGCTGTATGAGGTCGCATAGACATAAGTAGCCTTCTATTTGTAGAAAATATGAGTGATGGATTTGTTGCAGTGGCAAATGGCTAAAACATACAAGAATGTGGGAAAAGGTTTTCCCAAATGCAcgcagatccaggaatatttatTATCACTGAATGTTGAGAGATGGTTGTCAATGTGTCAGGAAAGACTGTGGATCATTatgtaaaaatctgacatatttgtgGTACAGAGATTTATAAGAACACAGTATGTGGTGCAGATTATCAGATGacttccccttttcttttctctgtttattacaaaagaagaaaatctctTGTTAATGTGTACACAGTCCTAAATGACTGTCACTGTAAATGGTTGTTCTTTTGTACTACGTGTATTCAATACTTGAGTGCATTTGCAGTTTATTAAAGTTTCTTGAATTATGATGATTGTATTTTATGTCTGTcacatttaatctgtttttctgtaaatttgCAAAAAACTCCTGGACATCACCATGAAACTGGGTGAAAAGATGTGGcatgggtcagaaaagaactgattacactttggtgcagatacaggaattctttccactttctttagTACAGGACTGTTTTTATATCTCTAATAGATGCCGGAGTTACAAggagaatttaatgttttattcttgcATCTGTTTTGAGACACACTCCAATCcagaaggtggcagtaatgtGCCCGGAAGCTGTTTACCAACCTTCATtataaagagaagaagaagtactGTTGTTAGCCTGCTATGCTAACATCCAACAGAACATGATGCTACTCGGCTAAATGCTTTCGGATCAAGTCTTCTACTACACACGTGGTTTTGTTGCGTTTATAACAATTGTCGGCAGAAGTAAAGCAAGTCGCCATCTTCCGTATTCGGTCTTCGCTGCGTTCTCGGAGAAGTTAGCTTCACTAAAGCGTTTGGATGGAAATGTCTACAATCCAGAGTTTAAGACAGTTTATCAACGAGAGgttacaaactgctgctgaagacaTATTAGGATGTTTTGAAGCGACTGTCGCAAAGTACGAGGATGAGATCGGTCGTCAGCGCAGACTGCTGGATGTAACTTTGAAACCTGtagtaaagctgcagagaataGGTCTGTATCACCTTAGTTAGCAAACTATACACCACACTTATAATCCCTGTTAGTCTAAACACATGGGCTCTTTTATCATGACTTCTGTCCATTGTCTCCAGAGCTCCCACAGCGACATGTCTGTATCAAGGAGgagtttcctgctgacctgctggaGAGGAACCCCAGTCCAGACCAAGAGGAGCCagaacctccacagattaaggagcaacaggaggagcactgcagCGGTCTGTctccttttgaaaccacatttaaattaactcaaTCTGGATTTTtgcttggatctgcaccaaattgcacacactcataactatcAGTAATCTATCATTTACCTACTTCTGTCTATTGTCTCCTCTAGAGCTCCCAGAGCAACATTTTCTGAATGAGGACGAGTTTCCTGctgaccagcagctctggagcctTGAGAGGAACCccagtctggaccaagaggagccagaacctccacagattaaagaggaggaggagctctgcACCAGTCTGGAAGTAGAGCAGCTTGTACTGAAGCAGGAGGATCAAGATAACCTTTTGTTGAATACTACTTTCAAGGAAAGTGACCACAGTGAACCAGAACCAAGTGAccaccagctcctctcccacagctcagc belongs to Hippoglossus stenolepis isolate QCI-W04-F060 chromosome 9, HSTE1.2, whole genome shotgun sequence and includes:
- the LOC118099865 gene encoding zinc finger protein 260-like isoform X1 is translated as MAECEDEIYRQHRLMDIICEPEIQPHRKELPQQHVCIKEEFPADLLERNPSPDQEEPEPPQIKEEQEEHCIGLEVEQLVLKQEDDDDFLFNPTFEESDHNEPDPSDHQLLSHNSAQSQDLKGFHKVRHLLPLNLNKKLPKQHVCNEEEFPADQQLLNLERNPSLDNEEPEPPQIKEEDELCTSLEIEQLVLKQEDDDFLFNTSFKESDQDLKELPEQHFLNEEEFPADQQLLSLERNPSLDQGEPEPPQIKEEEEICTSLEVEQLVLEQEDDDDFLLNPTFKESGHSEPDPGDHQLLSHNCHVAQSQDLKGGKHGNSKSVRNAKPASEKRHHIIKKKAKSHSNYACKSTMSKIIPNTCNGKNIFQCDTCGKVYKWKSRLNIHLRVHTGEKPYFCKACGKGYTCNNSLRVHMRMHTGEKPFCCETCGKSFAFSNSLLVHIRTHTGEKPFSCTTCGKSFMSMGGLQVHIRQHTGEKPYPCTTCGKRFGDISVLNKHLHIHTGEKPYSCKVCGKDFRFAGDYKVHMRTHSGEKPYLCNTCGKRFAHASNLKQHINIHSDEKRHICGTCGEGFLSRSDLQDHRRTHPVEKPYHCNTCGKRFGRLSTLKRHTNIHTDEKPHICGTCGKSFRLWQKLAVHIRHIHPEKQLNPVTPAGECTLMVPNLKAV
- the LOC118099865 gene encoding zinc finger protein 260-like isoform X2 translates to MAECEDEIYRQHRLMDIICEPEIQPHRKELPQQHVCIKEEFPADLLERNPSPDQEEPEPPQIKEEQEEHCIGLEVEQLVLKQEDDDDFLFNPTFEESDHNEPDPSDHQLLSHNSAQSQDLKELPKQHVCNEEEFPADQQLLNLERNPSLDNEEPEPPQIKEEDELCTSLEIEQLVLKQEDDDFLFNTSFKESDQDLKELPEQHFLNEEEFPADQQLLSLERNPSLDQGEPEPPQIKEEEEICTSLEVEQLVLEQEDDDDFLLNPTFKESGHSEPDPGDHQLLSHNCHVAQSQDLKGGKHGNSKSVRNAKPASEKRHHIIKKKAKSHSNYACKSTMSKIIPNTCNGKNIFQCDTCGKVYKWKSRLNIHLRVHTGEKPYFCKACGKGYTCNNSLRVHMRMHTGEKPFCCETCGKSFAFSNSLLVHIRTHTGEKPFSCTTCGKSFMSMGGLQVHIRQHTGEKPYPCTTCGKRFGDISVLNKHLHIHTGEKPYSCKVCGKDFRFAGDYKVHMRTHSGEKPYLCNTCGKRFAHASNLKQHINIHSDEKRHICGTCGEGFLSRSDLQDHRRTHPVEKPYHCNTCGKRFGRLSTLKRHTNIHTDEKPHICGTCGKSFRLWQKLAVHIRHIHPEKQLNPVTPAGECTLMVPNLKAV
- the LOC118099865 gene encoding zinc finger protein 391-like isoform X4: MAECEDEIYRQHRLMDIICEPEIQPHRKELPQQHVCIKEEFPADLLERNPSPDQEEPEPPQIKEEQEEHCIGLEVEQLVLKQEDDDDFLFNPTFEESDHNEPDPSDHQLLSHNSAQSQDLKELPEQHFLNEEEFPADQQLLSLERNPSLDQGEPEPPQIKEEEEICTSLEVEQLVLEQEDDDDFLLNPTFKESGHSEPDPGDHQLLSHNCHVAQSQDLKGGKHGNSKSVRNAKPASEKRHHIIKKKAKSHSNYACKSTMSKIIPNTCNGKNIFQCDTCGKVYKWKSRLNIHLRVHTGEKPYFCKACGKGYTCNNSLRVHMRMHTGEKPFCCETCGKSFAFSNSLLVHIRTHTGEKPFSCTTCGKSFMSMGGLQVHIRQHTGEKPYPCTTCGKRFGDISVLNKHLHIHTGEKPYSCKVCGKDFRFAGDYKVHMRTHSGEKPYLCNTCGKRFAHASNLKQHINIHSDEKRHICGTCGEGFLSRSDLQDHRRTHPVEKPYHCNTCGKRFGRLSTLKRHTNIHTDEKPHICGTCGKSFRLWQKLAVHIRHIHPEKQLNPVTPAGECTLMVPNLKAV